Proteins encoded by one window of Kineosporia sp. NBRC 101731:
- a CDS encoding enolase C-terminal domain-like protein, whose translation MSEDEGVRHSGKGSATGVPVVTGLRVVPVAGRDSMLLNLSGAHGPYFTRNVVILTDSAGNTGLGEVPGGEAIRATLTDSAPFVVGQPISRYHAVLRQVRAAFADRDSGGRGLQTFDLRTTVHVLTALESAMLDLFGQHLGVPVADLLGEGQQRDTVRMLGYLFFVGDSDKTDLPYRKADRGDDWERLRDREALTPEAVVALAEAAQQRYGFTDFKLKGGVLPGPDEVDAVIALHERFPDARITLDPNGAWPLRDAIEYCRRMRGVIAYAEDPCGAEAEYSGREVMAEFRRATGLPTATNMIATDWRQLGHAISAGAVDIPLADPHFWTMAGSVRVAQLCEAWGLTWGSHSNNHFDISLAMFTQVGAAAPGEITALDTHWIWQDGQRLTRQPPVIENGLIKVPAAPGLGLELDEDRLAEAHELYRRGCLGARDDTMAMQYLIPGWSFDPKRPALDR comes from the coding sequence ATGAGTGAGGACGAGGGCGTCCGGCATTCCGGGAAGGGTTCCGCCACCGGGGTTCCCGTCGTCACCGGGCTTCGGGTGGTGCCGGTGGCCGGGCGGGACAGTATGTTGCTGAACCTGAGTGGTGCGCACGGGCCGTATTTCACGCGCAACGTGGTGATCCTGACCGACTCGGCGGGTAACACCGGGCTCGGGGAGGTACCGGGTGGTGAGGCGATCCGGGCCACGCTCACCGACAGCGCCCCGTTCGTGGTCGGGCAACCGATCAGCCGGTACCACGCGGTGCTGCGGCAGGTGCGCGCGGCGTTCGCCGACCGGGACTCCGGCGGCCGGGGCCTGCAGACGTTCGACCTGCGCACCACCGTGCACGTGCTGACGGCCCTGGAGTCGGCGATGCTCGACCTGTTCGGCCAGCACCTCGGGGTGCCGGTGGCCGACCTGCTCGGTGAGGGACAGCAGCGCGACACCGTGCGCATGCTCGGGTACCTGTTCTTCGTCGGCGACAGCGACAAGACCGATCTGCCGTACCGGAAGGCGGACCGGGGTGACGACTGGGAACGGCTGCGCGACCGGGAGGCCCTGACCCCCGAGGCCGTGGTGGCCCTGGCCGAGGCCGCCCAGCAGCGTTACGGCTTCACCGACTTCAAGCTCAAGGGCGGCGTGCTGCCGGGACCGGACGAGGTCGACGCCGTCATCGCCCTGCACGAGCGGTTTCCCGACGCCCGCATCACGCTCGACCCGAACGGGGCCTGGCCGCTGCGCGACGCGATCGAGTACTGCCGCCGGATGCGCGGGGTGATCGCCTACGCCGAGGATCCGTGCGGGGCCGAGGCGGAGTACTCCGGACGCGAAGTGATGGCCGAGTTCCGCCGGGCCACGGGTCTTCCCACCGCCACGAACATGATCGCCACCGACTGGCGCCAGCTCGGCCACGCGATCAGCGCTGGTGCCGTCGACATCCCGCTGGCCGATCCACACTTCTGGACCATGGCCGGCTCGGTGCGGGTGGCCCAGCTGTGCGAGGCCTGGGGGCTGACCTGGGGCTCCCACTCGAACAACCACTTCGACATCTCGCTGGCCATGTTCACCCAGGTCGGGGCGGCGGCACCCGGTGAGATCACTGCACTCGACACGCACTGGATCTGGCAGGACGGTCAGCGTCTCACCCGGCAGCCGCCGGTGATCGAGAACGGCCTGATCAAGGTCCCCGCCGCACCCGGACTGGGTCTGGAGCTGGACGAGGACCGGCTGGCGGAGGCCCACGAGCTGTACCGGCGGGGCTGCCTCGGCGCGCGCGACGACACGATGGCGATGCAGTATCTGATCCCGGGCTGGTCGTTCGATCCGAAGCGACCGGCGCTGGACCGTTGA
- a CDS encoding aldehyde dehydrogenase (NADP(+)), producing the protein MSPVELTGEMLIGASSVFGSSGTFTGRDPRTGEDLKPVYGLGDQAQVEQAAGLAWDAFRTYRQTDGGPRAAFLDRMAANLEAVAGELVTRVVTETGIAEPRVRGELARTVNQLRLFGRVLREGSWIGARIEPPLPDRKPLPRPDLRQRKIPLGPVAVFGASNFPLAFSVAGGDTASALAAGCPVIVKAHSSHPGTSEIVGRAIRAAVAESGLPEGVFSLLYGSGPELGTALVADPRIRAVGFTGSRGGGLALAATAAARPVPIPVYAEMSSVNPVFLLPGALSDDPGALGAAFVTSLTTGTGQLCTNPGLVFAFDSPALETFLESAAAAVSTAPAAPMLSRGICSAFSEGVQRYAAHPAVRQVAAGTPDENIDAAGVTHLFTTTGSAFLADKSLHEEVFGAASLVVRMGDASELPLIVEALEGQLTATIHARATDLHLAGQLLPELELKVGRIIFNGWPTGVDVGQAMVHGGPYPSTSDGRSTSVGTLAIERFLRPVAYQDLPEPLRPAGLDDANELGIFRQLDGTYGRD; encoded by the coding sequence ATGTCCCCCGTGGAACTCACCGGCGAGATGCTGATCGGCGCCTCGAGCGTCTTCGGCAGCTCCGGCACCTTCACCGGCCGCGACCCGCGCACGGGTGAAGATCTCAAGCCGGTCTACGGTCTCGGTGACCAGGCTCAGGTCGAGCAGGCGGCCGGGCTCGCCTGGGACGCCTTCCGTACCTACCGCCAGACCGACGGCGGGCCCCGGGCCGCCTTCCTCGATCGCATGGCGGCGAATCTCGAGGCCGTGGCCGGGGAACTGGTGACGCGGGTGGTCACCGAGACCGGCATCGCCGAACCCCGGGTGCGGGGCGAGCTGGCGCGCACCGTCAACCAGTTGCGGTTGTTCGGCCGGGTCCTGCGGGAGGGCAGCTGGATCGGAGCCCGGATCGAGCCGCCGCTGCCCGACCGCAAACCGCTGCCCCGTCCAGATCTGCGTCAACGCAAGATCCCGCTGGGCCCGGTCGCCGTCTTCGGGGCCTCGAACTTCCCGCTGGCGTTCTCGGTGGCCGGTGGCGACACCGCGTCCGCCCTGGCCGCCGGCTGCCCGGTCATCGTCAAGGCTCACAGCTCACACCCGGGCACTTCGGAGATCGTCGGCCGGGCCATCCGGGCCGCCGTCGCCGAGTCCGGTCTGCCGGAGGGCGTCTTCTCCCTCCTCTACGGGAGCGGACCGGAACTGGGCACCGCGCTGGTGGCCGATCCTCGCATCCGGGCGGTCGGTTTCACCGGTTCCCGCGGCGGGGGCCTCGCCCTCGCCGCCACCGCCGCGGCACGTCCGGTGCCCATTCCCGTCTACGCGGAGATGTCGAGCGTCAACCCGGTCTTCCTTCTGCCGGGTGCCCTCTCCGACGATCCGGGTGCGCTCGGCGCCGCCTTCGTCACCTCGCTGACCACCGGCACCGGGCAGCTGTGCACCAACCCCGGTCTGGTGTTCGCGTTCGATTCCCCGGCCCTGGAGACCTTTCTGGAGTCAGCCGCGGCTGCGGTCAGCACTGCACCGGCGGCCCCGATGCTGAGTCGCGGCATCTGCTCGGCCTTCTCGGAGGGCGTGCAGCGCTACGCCGCCCATCCCGCGGTGCGGCAGGTCGCCGCCGGCACCCCCGACGAGAACATCGACGCCGCGGGCGTCACCCATCTCTTCACCACCACGGGTTCGGCCTTCCTGGCCGACAAGTCCCTGCACGAAGAAGTTTTCGGGGCGGCTTCCCTGGTGGTCAGAATGGGGGACGCATCTGAGCTCCCGTTGATCGTGGAGGCGCTGGAGGGACAGCTCACCGCCACGATCCATGCGCGCGCGACCGACCTGCACCTGGCCGGGCAACTGCTGCCCGAGCTCGAGCTCAAGGTCGGCCGGATCATCTTCAACGGCTGGCCGACGGGTGTGGACGTGGGTCAGGCCATGGTGCACGGCGGCCCCTACCCGAGCACGTCCGACGGGCGCAGCACCTCGGTCGGCACGCTGGCGATCGAGCGGTTCCTGCGGCCGGTGGCCTACCAGGACCTCCCGGAACCCCTGCGCCCGGCGGGCCTGGACGACGCCAACGAGCTGGGCATCTTCCGCCAGCTGGACGGCACGTACGGCCGCGACTGA
- the kdgD gene encoding 5-dehydro-4-deoxyglucarate dehydratase: MSRYSPTELRDALGSGLLSFPVTHTDADLALDEKGLREHLRYLREYDATGLFAAGGTGEFFALTPAEVERVVKISTEEVTEVPVVGPAGYGTGIAVEMVQAADRSGADGIFLLPPYLTEMTQEGLYQHVARVCSATDLGVVVYHRANAKFVASTVTRLVAQFPNFIGFKDGIGDIDLMANLYATHGERLVYVGGLPTAETYALPYLELGATTYSSAIYNFAPQWAGEFYRSVRARDRDDVYRRLREFVFPYLEIRNRQAGYAVSIVKAGLQAVGRPAGSVRPPLVDLTAEELSDLTDLVKKVV, encoded by the coding sequence ATGTCTCGTTATTCGCCCACCGAACTGCGTGATGCCCTCGGGTCGGGCCTGCTGTCGTTCCCGGTCACGCACACCGACGCCGACCTGGCCCTGGACGAGAAGGGACTGCGGGAACACCTGCGCTACCTGCGGGAGTACGACGCCACGGGTCTGTTCGCGGCGGGCGGCACGGGTGAGTTCTTCGCGCTCACCCCGGCCGAGGTCGAGCGGGTGGTGAAGATCAGCACCGAGGAGGTGACCGAGGTGCCGGTGGTCGGGCCCGCCGGCTACGGCACGGGCATCGCCGTCGAGATGGTGCAGGCGGCCGACCGCTCCGGCGCCGACGGCATCTTCCTGCTGCCGCCCTATCTGACCGAGATGACGCAGGAGGGGCTGTACCAGCACGTGGCCCGGGTCTGCTCGGCGACCGACCTCGGTGTCGTGGTCTACCACCGCGCCAACGCCAAGTTCGTCGCGAGCACGGTGACCCGGCTGGTCGCGCAGTTCCCCAACTTCATCGGTTTCAAGGACGGCATCGGCGACATCGACCTGATGGCCAACCTCTACGCCACCCACGGCGAACGGCTGGTCTACGTCGGTGGGCTGCCCACGGCCGAGACCTACGCGCTGCCCTACCTCGAACTGGGCGCCACCACGTACTCCTCGGCCATCTACAACTTCGCACCGCAGTGGGCGGGAGAGTTCTACCGCTCCGTGCGGGCCCGCGACCGCGACGACGTGTACCGCCGACTGCGCGAGTTCGTCTTCCCCTACCTGGAGATCCGCAATCGCCAGGCGGGTTACGCGGTTTCCATCGTCAAGGCGGGTCTGCAGGCCGTCGGCCGCCCGGCCGGCTCGGTTCGTCCGCCGTTGGTCGACCTCACCGCCGAGGAACTGTCCGACCTCACCGACCTGGTCAAGAAGGTGGTCTGA
- a CDS encoding ABC transporter substrate-binding protein yields MLIAAVLGAALIVSGCTVANSEYVTGGGAGGLRIVLPEEPPTLEACQSSLTSTGIVLRSNITEPLVERDADTGDLGPKLATAWEQTTDDTWTFTLRQGVTFTDGTPFDAEAAAFTIDRAVNSDLGCEVEGYVFGDTDLDVKAVDDTTLTVTTPEPDPILPLRLSFVEMVSTKTSTTEKVRVPIGTGPYEVADWQSGQRLSLEANPNYWGGQPGYQSVNYVWRAEGSVRAAMVANGEADIATSLAPEDGAGELAVAYRNNETTALRIQADEPPLDDIRVRQAVNYVIDRNTLVRTLFENLATPAGELIPEGIVGYNPDEKVWPYDPARARQLVDEAKADGVPVDNQIRLIARTGQFPRIAETIEVIQSELAKAGLNVKIQMMDTNTQLTYQIRPFPEDTGPYLLMIMHGNQAGDAAFTLDQYMLREGYQSSWGTEEFDASIRDAEALKGDERQAAFEKLWPYEQEKVVQYAYIAHMSAILAKSASVSYQPDSATGDEMRLAEMSPVS; encoded by the coding sequence ATGCTGATCGCCGCTGTTCTGGGGGCGGCCCTGATCGTCAGTGGCTGCACCGTCGCCAACTCCGAGTACGTCACCGGCGGGGGTGCGGGTGGCCTGCGGATCGTGCTGCCCGAGGAGCCCCCGACGCTGGAGGCCTGTCAGAGCTCGCTGACCTCGACCGGGATCGTGCTCCGGTCGAACATCACCGAGCCGCTCGTCGAGCGGGACGCCGATACCGGTGATCTGGGGCCGAAACTCGCCACCGCATGGGAGCAGACCACCGACGACACCTGGACGTTCACCCTGCGGCAGGGCGTCACGTTCACCGACGGAACTCCTTTCGATGCCGAGGCGGCCGCCTTCACGATCGATCGGGCGGTCAACTCCGACCTCGGATGCGAGGTCGAGGGTTATGTTTTCGGTGACACCGACCTCGATGTGAAGGCGGTGGACGACACCACGCTGACCGTCACCACTCCCGAGCCCGACCCGATCCTCCCGCTGCGTCTCTCGTTCGTCGAAATGGTTTCCACGAAGACCAGTACGACCGAGAAGGTGCGCGTCCCGATCGGGACCGGCCCCTACGAGGTGGCCGACTGGCAGAGCGGGCAGCGGCTTTCGCTGGAGGCCAACCCGAACTACTGGGGCGGCCAGCCGGGGTACCAGAGCGTCAACTACGTCTGGCGGGCCGAGGGCAGCGTGCGGGCGGCCATGGTGGCCAACGGCGAGGCGGACATCGCCACCAGCCTGGCGCCCGAGGACGGCGCCGGGGAACTGGCCGTGGCCTACCGCAACAACGAGACCACGGCGCTGCGCATCCAGGCCGACGAGCCACCGCTCGACGATATCCGGGTGCGCCAGGCGGTCAACTACGTCATCGACCGGAACACTTTGGTCAGGACGCTTTTCGAGAACCTGGCCACTCCGGCCGGGGAACTGATCCCGGAGGGCATCGTCGGGTACAACCCCGACGAGAAGGTCTGGCCGTACGACCCGGCCAGGGCACGACAATTGGTGGACGAGGCGAAGGCGGACGGGGTCCCGGTCGACAACCAGATCCGGCTGATCGCCCGCACCGGGCAGTTCCCGCGCATCGCGGAGACCATCGAGGTGATCCAGAGCGAGCTGGCCAAGGCCGGTCTCAACGTCAAGATCCAGATGATGGACACCAACACCCAGCTGACCTATCAGATCCGGCCCTTCCCCGAGGACACCGGGCCGTACCTGCTGATGATCATGCACGGTAACCAGGCCGGTGACGCGGCTTTCACGCTGGACCAGTACATGCTCCGGGAGGGTTACCAGAGTTCCTGGGGCACGGAGGAGTTCGACGCGTCGATCCGGGACGCCGAGGCGCTGAAGGGTGACGAACGGCAGGCGGCCTTCGAGAAACTCTGGCCGTACGAGCAGGAGAAGGTCGTCCAGTACGCCTACATCGCGCACATGAGCGCGATCCTGGCCAAGTCCGCGAGCGTCTCGTACCAGCCGGACTCGGCGACCGGTGACGAGATGCGGCTCGCAGAGATGAGTCCCGTGTCATGA
- a CDS encoding ABC transporter permease codes for MTGFLRRRAITSLLPLIAVLLGVFFLARLTGDPANLYLPVSATPEQRQQFIEQNGLDDSVWAQMGDYLWGILHLDFGESLRTGESAATMALRAFPATLQLAFSTMLIAVVGAVIIGSWAAYRPNSIADRISSFLSMTAASVPDFWFAIIGVWIFAVGLGWLPTSGVTGGMASWVLPVATLVIRPLGVLTQVVRGAMVSALSAPYVRLARSKGAGDLRVVTHHALRNAAAPALTVAGDLMVGLVNGAVVVETIFGWPGIGKLMIDSILGRDFAVLQACVLLTAVSIFVLNILIDIGYALLDARVREKVSA; via the coding sequence ATGACCGGATTCCTGCGCCGCCGGGCGATCACTAGTCTGCTACCGCTCATCGCCGTTCTGCTCGGCGTGTTCTTCCTGGCCCGGCTGACCGGTGACCCGGCCAACCTCTACCTGCCGGTCTCCGCCACTCCTGAGCAACGTCAGCAGTTCATCGAGCAGAACGGCCTGGACGACTCGGTCTGGGCCCAGATGGGCGACTACCTCTGGGGCATCCTGCATCTGGACTTCGGCGAGTCGCTGCGCACCGGGGAGTCAGCGGCCACCATGGCCCTGCGGGCCTTCCCGGCCACGCTCCAGCTGGCGTTCTCGACCATGCTGATCGCGGTGGTCGGGGCCGTGATCATCGGCAGCTGGGCCGCCTACCGGCCGAACTCGATCGCCGACCGGATCTCCAGCTTCCTGTCCATGACCGCGGCCAGCGTGCCGGACTTCTGGTTCGCCATCATCGGCGTCTGGATCTTCGCCGTCGGGCTGGGCTGGCTGCCCACCTCGGGAGTGACCGGGGGAATGGCCTCGTGGGTGCTGCCGGTGGCGACACTGGTGATCCGTCCGCTGGGCGTGCTCACGCAGGTGGTGCGGGGCGCGATGGTGAGTGCGCTGTCGGCGCCCTACGTGCGATTGGCCCGCTCGAAGGGGGCCGGTGACCTGCGCGTCGTCACTCACCACGCCCTGCGCAACGCCGCGGCACCCGCCCTCACCGTGGCTGGTGACCTGATGGTGGGCCTCGTCAACGGTGCCGTGGTGGTCGAGACCATCTTCGGCTGGCCGGGTATCGGCAAGCTGATGATCGACTCGATCCTCGGTCGCGACTTCGCCGTGTTGCAGGCGTGCGTCCTGCTCACCGCGGTGTCCATCTTCGTTCTCAACATCCTCATCGACATCGGCTACGCACTGCTCGATGCCCGGGTCCGGGAGAAGGTGTCGGCATGA
- a CDS encoding ABC transporter permease, translating to MTAVLETTSEQKVSHQISLWRLLLRDWVATGAALVLAFIVLVAVFGPMLVGDEAAQQNLLDANAEPFRLSDGWLNVLGTDALGRSVLARLIVASRTTLSVAVPAVLLSLVIGSLIGMWAGYHRGWRETVVMRIADIILSFPSLLMAVVVLYIFSPSSANLILVLAITRIPIYLRTARAESAELQSRLFVDAARTFGTRSSAIIFRHVLPIVLPTLLTVATLDFCFVMLSESSLSFLGIGIQPPSVSWGLMVAQGRTYLQTAWWLSFFPGLAIVITTVSATILASWARLATDPAQRWRLTLPRGRRHRRAVEKALTPEVQ from the coding sequence ATGACCGCTGTCCTGGAAACAACGTCCGAGCAGAAGGTTTCCCATCAGATCTCGCTCTGGCGGTTGTTGCTGCGGGACTGGGTGGCCACGGGCGCCGCGCTCGTCCTGGCCTTCATCGTGCTGGTGGCCGTCTTCGGCCCGATGCTCGTGGGGGACGAGGCGGCGCAGCAGAACCTGCTCGACGCCAACGCCGAACCGTTCCGCCTCTCCGACGGCTGGCTGAACGTGCTCGGCACCGACGCCCTCGGGCGCAGCGTGCTGGCCCGGTTGATCGTGGCCAGTCGCACCACACTCTCGGTGGCCGTGCCGGCGGTACTGCTGTCGCTGGTGATCGGCTCGCTGATCGGGATGTGGGCCGGGTATCACCGGGGCTGGCGGGAGACCGTGGTGATGCGGATCGCCGACATCATCCTGAGCTTCCCGTCGCTGCTCATGGCCGTCGTGGTGCTGTACATCTTCTCGCCCAGCTCCGCGAACCTGATTCTGGTGCTGGCCATCACCCGGATCCCGATCTATCTGCGCACCGCCCGGGCCGAGTCTGCCGAGCTGCAGAGCCGGCTCTTCGTGGACGCAGCCCGCACGTTCGGCACCCGCAGTTCCGCGATCATCTTCCGGCACGTGCTGCCGATCGTCCTGCCCACGCTGCTGACCGTGGCCACACTCGACTTCTGCTTCGTGATGCTGTCGGAGTCGTCGCTGAGCTTCCTCGGGATCGGCATCCAGCCGCCGTCGGTGAGCTGGGGCCTGATGGTGGCGCAGGGGCGTACCTATCTCCAGACCGCCTGGTGGCTCTCCTTCTTCCCGGGTCTGGCCATCGTGATCACCACCGTCTCGGCAACGATCCTGGCCTCCTGGGCCCGGCTGGCCACCGATCCGGCCCAGCGCTGGCGGCTGACCTTGCCCCGGGGCCGTCGTCATCGCCGGGCTGTCGAGAAGGCCCTCACCCCGGAGGTGCAGTGA
- a CDS encoding ABC transporter ATP-binding protein, with product MSTAVMSVNDLTVDIETPNGRLRAVDGVGFDAVQGETLALLGESGCGKSMTAQAIVGLLDPVASVSSGSVVLNGTDLVTASRRQRRAMAGPELAIVFQDALTALNPVYTVGTQLAEPFRIHRRMSSKAARAEAIELMRRVGIPHPESRVDAYPHQFSGGMRQRLLIAMAVALNPTVLLADEPTTALDVTVQAQIMALLKELRNEREMAVVLITHDLALVAEEADKVVVMYAGHVLETGAVAEVFSDPKHPYTKGLLESVPVHVARGSELASIGGTPPDLASIPSGCVYQARCPLAQDRCVAERPVLHQVAVGRAAACHYSEEVSR from the coding sequence ATGTCCACCGCTGTCATGAGCGTCAACGACCTGACCGTCGATATCGAGACTCCCAACGGCCGGCTGCGTGCCGTGGACGGGGTCGGCTTCGACGCCGTCCAGGGAGAGACCCTGGCGTTGCTGGGAGAGTCCGGCTGCGGGAAGTCGATGACGGCCCAGGCCATCGTCGGACTGCTCGATCCGGTCGCGTCGGTGAGCAGTGGCTCGGTGGTGCTCAACGGCACCGACCTGGTCACGGCCTCGCGTCGTCAGCGCCGGGCGATGGCGGGGCCCGAGCTGGCGATCGTGTTCCAGGACGCACTGACCGCCCTCAACCCGGTCTACACCGTGGGTACCCAGCTGGCCGAGCCGTTCCGGATTCATCGCCGGATGTCGTCGAAAGCGGCCCGGGCCGAGGCCATCGAGCTGATGCGCCGGGTCGGCATACCCCACCCCGAATCACGGGTGGACGCGTATCCGCACCAGTTCTCGGGGGGTATGCGGCAACGTCTGCTCATCGCCATGGCCGTGGCGCTCAACCCCACGGTGCTGCTGGCCGACGAACCCACCACCGCACTCGACGTCACCGTTCAGGCACAGATCATGGCTCTGCTCAAGGAACTGCGCAACGAGCGGGAGATGGCCGTGGTGCTCATCACCCACGACCTGGCCCTGGTCGCGGAGGAGGCAGACAAGGTGGTGGTGATGTACGCCGGGCACGTGCTCGAGACCGGCGCCGTCGCGGAAGTTTTCTCCGATCCGAAACATCCTTACACCAAGGGCCTTCTCGAATCGGTGCCGGTCCACGTCGCCCGAGGGTCGGAACTGGCCTCGATCGGGGGTACGCCGCCCGATCTGGCCTCGATCCCCTCCGGCTGTGTCTATCAGGCCCGGTGCCCGTTGGCGCAGGACCGGTGCGTCGCCGAACGGCCGGTGCTGCACCAGGTGGCGGTGGGCCGGGCCGCTGCCTGTCACTACTCCGAGGAGGTGTCCCGATGA
- a CDS encoding dipeptide ABC transporter ATP-binding protein → MSNLLEVNELTKTFDVKDGARRGRLKALDGISLQLGKGETLGLVGESGCGKSTLARTLLMLEKPDGGTVRFDGTDPFGLRGKDLLAWRRRVQMVFQDPYGSLNSRMTAGQIIAEPWKTHRHMYANARDRAARVRELLHLVGLRPSDADRYPQEFSGGQRQRLGIARALALQPDVIICDEPVSALDLSVQAQVLNLLNDLQRQLGVAYVFISHDLSVVRHVADRVAVMYLGRIVEQGPTEAVFDRPRHPYTAALMSAAPKLHEADRGERILLQGEIPSPLNPPSGCRFRTRCWKATEICASTAPPLVKDPESADHGAECHHPMQTPQQLALA, encoded by the coding sequence ATGAGCAACCTGCTCGAGGTCAACGAACTGACCAAGACCTTCGACGTGAAGGACGGTGCCCGCCGGGGCCGGCTGAAGGCCCTGGACGGTATCTCGTTACAGCTCGGCAAGGGCGAGACCCTCGGGCTGGTGGGGGAGTCCGGCTGTGGCAAGTCGACTCTGGCCCGCACGCTGCTCATGCTGGAGAAGCCGGACGGCGGCACCGTGCGGTTCGACGGCACCGACCCATTCGGGCTGCGGGGCAAGGACCTGCTGGCCTGGCGACGCCGGGTGCAGATGGTGTTCCAAGACCCGTACGGCTCACTGAACTCCCGGATGACGGCCGGTCAGATCATCGCCGAGCCGTGGAAGACCCACCGGCACATGTACGCGAACGCCCGCGACCGGGCCGCCCGGGTGCGGGAGTTGCTGCACCTGGTGGGACTTCGCCCGTCCGACGCCGACCGGTACCCGCAGGAGTTCTCCGGCGGCCAGCGGCAGCGGCTCGGCATCGCCCGGGCCCTGGCCCTGCAGCCCGACGTGATCATCTGTGACGAGCCGGTCTCCGCGCTCGACCTGTCGGTGCAGGCCCAGGTGCTGAACCTGCTCAACGACCTGCAACGTCAGCTCGGTGTGGCGTACGTGTTCATCTCGCACGACCTCTCGGTGGTGCGGCACGTCGCCGACCGGGTGGCCGTGATGTACCTCGGGCGCATCGTCGAACAGGGCCCGACCGAGGCGGTGTTCGACCGGCCCCGCCACCCCTACACGGCTGCCCTGATGTCGGCCGCGCCGAAGCTGCACGAGGCCGACCGCGGGGAGCGGATCCTGCTCCAGGGCGAGATCCCCTCACCCCTGAACCCGCCGTCGGGTTGCCGGTTCCGCACCCGCTGCTGGAAGGCGACCGAGATCTGCGCCTCGACGGCTCCGCCCCTGGTCAAGGATCCGGAATCGGCCGATCACGGGGCCGAATGTCATCACCCGATGCAGACACCGCAGCAGTTAGCTCTTGCGTGA
- a CDS encoding 2-hydroxyacid dehydrogenase, whose amino-acid sequence MTEPILQRFREVLTRNRSHEWVFVQGLPNALEAAPGTDVLVGVSAPAELIRACGPSLRLVQVTGAGVDKVAALPPQVLLANTFHHGRSIAEHVVMVSMMLLRHVPRAGRELAEGRWRTVMTDPAVPFGGVLAGRTMGIVGFGEIGSQVAVLARALGMHVRAVRHSGRPSPAVDWMGTSGQLPELLGSSDIVVVTVPLGEATLGLIDAQALKQMRADAILVNVARGAVVDEQALHDALSQGTIGGAAIDVWWRNPRDPDAPPPSHLDFTGFDNVVLTPHQSGHTEETFRGRVLDVVANVEALAAGQPLRNIVTA is encoded by the coding sequence GTGACCGAGCCGATCCTGCAGCGGTTCCGTGAGGTACTGACCCGGAATCGTTCCCATGAGTGGGTGTTCGTCCAGGGCCTACCGAACGCTCTGGAGGCCGCCCCCGGGACCGACGTACTCGTCGGCGTCTCCGCACCCGCCGAGTTGATCCGGGCCTGTGGTCCGAGCCTGCGACTGGTCCAGGTCACCGGGGCCGGCGTCGACAAGGTTGCTGCACTACCCCCACAGGTTCTGCTGGCCAACACCTTCCATCACGGTCGCTCGATCGCCGAACACGTGGTGATGGTCTCGATGATGCTGCTGCGCCACGTGCCCAGGGCCGGCCGGGAACTCGCCGAGGGCCGGTGGCGCACGGTGATGACCGATCCCGCGGTGCCCTTCGGGGGCGTTCTGGCCGGTCGCACCATGGGTATCGTCGGGTTCGGCGAGATCGGCTCGCAGGTGGCTGTTCTCGCGCGGGCTCTGGGTATGCACGTGAGGGCAGTGCGACATTCGGGACGCCCGTCACCAGCCGTCGACTGGATGGGCACCTCCGGTCAGTTGCCCGAGTTGCTGGGTTCTTCCGACATCGTCGTGGTGACGGTGCCCCTGGGCGAGGCCACGCTCGGTCTGATCGATGCGCAGGCCCTGAAGCAGATGAGGGCCGACGCCATCCTCGTCAATGTCGCGCGAGGAGCGGTGGTGGACGAGCAGGCCCTGCACGACGCACTCTCCCAGGGCACGATCGGCGGGGCGGCCATCGACGTCTGGTGGCGCAATCCGCGCGACCCGGACGCTCCCCCGCCCTCTCACCTGGATTTCACCGGCTTCGACAACGTGGTGCTGACCCCGCACCAGTCCGGGCACACCGAGGAGACCTTCCGTGGACGGGTGCTCGACGTGGTGGCGAACGTCGAGGCACTGGCGGCCGGGCAGCCCTTGCGGAACATCGTCACCGCGTAG